Proteins from a single region of Takifugu rubripes chromosome 4, fTakRub1.2, whole genome shotgun sequence:
- the mlip gene encoding muscular LMNA-interacting protein isoform X3, translating to MDNMNRSVGKLSGGVPFTFTFVPVLRKLPSEIPVTVAEGSGPPAAKQSLTASREKASGQTMSAGDIFKVETVFISDPVEGGAGNVLLPKITNQLQPLPDHVSPPESRPRPPVGAQAENTAGLVAAGTTSMETAVGKHGRAPQRWCRDAAGLSEVSSSFFANRTSPTDSADALTPTASSRESLLSEDLDRETGWSALQPSSVASPVSLSRTVSPCSSVLSGIFSPAVVQIRKHFLAPGSSLIHTPQTCLSSCESLSSCCPQSPPPRRRPPLTRLSLLTAILRKGRLPVLSSAVQRPYTPCWPINPVTLSFCNACSAASSVASIPLELSSQFSSTTSIDSQGHVHRCATAPASSNEPPKVRSETPVKRCFEQVRSSQVISPPPVKPDTFSRTPLPRLCSKARAAAPLPQAHRAATKVRHRPNIFISKSFKLEPTNVQVRGPADRSPTLISSSFQHFIHQATPVCPSPAKKSSLSKLHMLSEKLRSPPRSPLQPSPSPGLARTAPHLPPPRPAVGSGESHRTAKTSEGSQRTPSLPLTHRTRPCSPQWLPPIASPTPTLSPAPPSRDLSLSPSPPLHSTPPPRLKSGISDYSDREGKKRKTHKIKLNYKSLAAIPTNTLLLDQQVIDEQVERGDSGVDKGVPDTHAEMCSPAQFRQQSAELYAVIDEVLADSIPPTPQHSRTPTPTPGLQAKQNNSSSPKSLGRETKYASLCSLPPSNTADRNQLGSKKMKPGIIRPMTAIPRLRVEDEEGYERDAFDIRGSSLDSRKVEVEKDFYALSRHGGSRDMWKPERRSPSTAWDLQITEAEDGPPVKGEL from the exons ATGGACAATATGAACAGGAGCGTTGGGAAG CTCTCAGGAGGAGTTCCCTTCACCTTCACATTCGTCCCGGTGTTGCGAAAATTACCCAGTGAAATCCCCGTTACTGTAGCAGAGGGATCAGGACCCCCGGCAGCAAAGCAG AGCTTAACTGCGTCCCGCGAGAAGGCGAGCGGGCAAACCATGTCAGCCGGGGACATTTTCAAAGTGGAGACAGTCTTTATCTCGGACCctgtggagggaggagcaggaaacGTCCTGCTACCAAAAATAACAAATCAA TTGCAGCCGCTGCCGGATCACGTGAGCCCCCCTGAAAGCAGACCGCGTCCCCCAGTCGGTGCTCAGGCTGAAAATACGGCCGGCCTCGTGGCTGCCGGGACGACCTCTATGGAAACAGCTGTTGGTAAACACGGGCGTGCTCCCCAACGGTGGTGCCGCGATGCTGCCGGGCTTTCCGAGGTTAGCTCGAGTTTCTTTGCAAATAGAACGAGTCCCACTGACTCTGCAGACGCTCTGACACCGACGGCTTCCTCGAGAGAATCCCTCCTGTCAGAGGACTTGGACAGAGAGACGGGATGGTCGGCCTTGCAGCCTTCCTCCGTAGCCTCTCCCGTCTCGCTCAGCCGCACCGTTTCTCCGTGCTCGTCTGTCCTCTCCGGCATCTTCTCCCCAGCTGTTGTGCAGATCAGGAAGCACTTTCTTGCTCCCGGCTCTAGTTTGATTCACACGCCGCAGACCTGTTTGTCGTCCTGTGAGagcctgtcctcctgctgtccccAGTCTCCTCCGCCTCGGCGCCGGCCTCCTCTCACACGCCTGTCCCTCCTCACCGCTATCCTGAGGAAAGGCCGTCTCCCTGTTCTGTCCTCCGCCGTGCAGAGGCCTtacaccccctgctggcccaTCAACCCTGTGACCCTGTCCTTCTGCAACGCCTGCTCAGCAGCCTCCAGCGTGGCCTCCATTCCCCTGGAGCTTTCCTCGCAGTTCTCCTCAACAACATCCATAGACAGTCAGGGCCACGTTCACAGATGTGCCACTGCTCCCGCATCCTCTAACGAGCCCCCTAAAGTCCGCTCTGAAACACCAGTAAAAAGGTGTTTTGAGCAGGTTCGCTCCAGCCAGGTGATTTCACCTCCGCCAGTGAAACCCGACACGTTCTCCCGAACTCCGCTACCTCGTTTATGCTCAAAGGCCAGAGCTGCCGCTCCTCTACCGCAAGCGCACAGAGCAGCTACCAAAGTCCGCCATCGCCCAAACATCTTTATTTCCAAATCCTTTAAACTAGAACCCACAAACGTTCAGGTCAGGGGCCCCGCAGATCGATCGCCAACACTCATCTCTTCATCTTTTCAACATTTCATCCATCAAGCGACCCCTGTCTGCCCGAGTCCCGCAAAAAAATCCTCTCTCTCTAAGCTTCACATGCTTTCTGAAAAGCTGAGGTCTCCTCCGAGATCTCCCCTTCAGCCTTCACCCTCGCCCGGCTTGGCGCGCACAGCACCGCATCTACCTCCTCCGCGGCCGGCGGTGGGAAGCGGCGAGTCACACAGGACCGCCAAAACATCAGAGGGCTCCCAGAGGACTCCGAGTCTGCCTCTCACCCACCGCACGCGCCCCTGCTCCCCGCAATGGCTGCCGCCCATCGCCTCTCCCACGCCTACGCTCTCTCCCGCTCCACCCAGCAGAGACCTCAGCCtgtccccttccccccccctgcACTCCACGCCCCCCCCAAGGCTGAAGAGTGGAATATCAGACTACAGTGACAGGGagggtaaaaaaagaaag ACACACAAGATTAAGTTGAACTACAAATCGCTTGCTGCGATTCCGACAAACACTCTtctactggaccagcag GTGATAGACGAGCAGGTAGAGAGAGGTGACAGTGGAGTGGACAAAGGTGTCCCAGACACCCACGCTGAG ATGTGCTCGCCTGCTCAGTTTCGGCAGCAGTCGGCGGAACTTTACGCGGTGATTGACGAGGTCCTGGCAGATTCCATTCCACCG ACACCCCAGCACTCCAGAACACCCACTCCCACCCCCGGACTGCAGGCTAAG CAGAACAACTCATCATCTCCCAAATCCTTGGGGCGTGAAACCAAATAT GCATCCTTGTGCAGTTTGCCTCCATCTAACACAGCGGACAGAAACCAGCTGGGATCAAAAAAG ATGAAACCCGGGATTATTCGTCCGATGACAGCCATCCCCAGACTGAGAgtggaggatgaagaaggaTATGAGCGAGATGCCTTTGATATTAGGGGTTCCTCCCTTGACAGCAGAAAG
- the mlip gene encoding muscular LMNA-interacting protein isoform X2 — translation MDNMNRSVGKLSGGVPFTFTFVPVLRKLPSEIPVTVAEGSGPPAAKQSLTASREKASGQTMSAGDIFKVETVFISDPVEGGAGNVLLPKITNQLQPLPDHVSPPESRPRPPVGAQAENTAGLVAAGTTSMETAVGKHGRAPQRWCRDAAGLSEVSSSFFANRTSPTDSADALTPTASSRESLLSEDLDRETGWSALQPSSVASPVSLSRTVSPCSSVLSGIFSPAVVQIRKHFLAPGSSLIHTPQTCLSSCESLSSCCPQSPPPRRRPPLTRLSLLTAILRKGRLPVLSSAVQRPYTPCWPINPVTLSFCNACSAASSVASIPLELSSQFSSTTSIDSQGHVHRCATAPASSNEPPKVRSETPVKRCFEQVRSSQVISPPPVKPDTFSRTPLPRLCSKARAAAPLPQAHRAATKVRHRPNIFISKSFKLEPTNVQVRGPADRSPTLISSSFQHFIHQATPVCPSPAKKSSLSKLHMLSEKLRSPPRSPLQPSPSPGLARTAPHLPPPRPAVGSGESHRTAKTSEGSQRTPSLPLTHRTRPCSPQWLPPIASPTPTLSPAPPSRDLSLSPSPPLHSTPPPRLKSGISDYSDREGKKRKTHKIKLNYKSLAAIPTNTLLLDQQVIDEQVERGDSGVDKGVPDTHAEMCSPAQFRQQSAELYAVIDEVLADSIPPTPQHSRTPTPTPGLQAKNNSSSPKSLGRETKYASLCSLPPSNTADRNQLGSKKMKPGIIRPMTAIPRLRVEDEEGYERDAFDIRGSSLDSRKVEVEKDFYALSRHGGSRDMWKPERRSPSTAWDLQITEAEDGPPVKGASASFSPN, via the exons ATGGACAATATGAACAGGAGCGTTGGGAAG CTCTCAGGAGGAGTTCCCTTCACCTTCACATTCGTCCCGGTGTTGCGAAAATTACCCAGTGAAATCCCCGTTACTGTAGCAGAGGGATCAGGACCCCCGGCAGCAAAGCAG AGCTTAACTGCGTCCCGCGAGAAGGCGAGCGGGCAAACCATGTCAGCCGGGGACATTTTCAAAGTGGAGACAGTCTTTATCTCGGACCctgtggagggaggagcaggaaacGTCCTGCTACCAAAAATAACAAATCAA TTGCAGCCGCTGCCGGATCACGTGAGCCCCCCTGAAAGCAGACCGCGTCCCCCAGTCGGTGCTCAGGCTGAAAATACGGCCGGCCTCGTGGCTGCCGGGACGACCTCTATGGAAACAGCTGTTGGTAAACACGGGCGTGCTCCCCAACGGTGGTGCCGCGATGCTGCCGGGCTTTCCGAGGTTAGCTCGAGTTTCTTTGCAAATAGAACGAGTCCCACTGACTCTGCAGACGCTCTGACACCGACGGCTTCCTCGAGAGAATCCCTCCTGTCAGAGGACTTGGACAGAGAGACGGGATGGTCGGCCTTGCAGCCTTCCTCCGTAGCCTCTCCCGTCTCGCTCAGCCGCACCGTTTCTCCGTGCTCGTCTGTCCTCTCCGGCATCTTCTCCCCAGCTGTTGTGCAGATCAGGAAGCACTTTCTTGCTCCCGGCTCTAGTTTGATTCACACGCCGCAGACCTGTTTGTCGTCCTGTGAGagcctgtcctcctgctgtccccAGTCTCCTCCGCCTCGGCGCCGGCCTCCTCTCACACGCCTGTCCCTCCTCACCGCTATCCTGAGGAAAGGCCGTCTCCCTGTTCTGTCCTCCGCCGTGCAGAGGCCTtacaccccctgctggcccaTCAACCCTGTGACCCTGTCCTTCTGCAACGCCTGCTCAGCAGCCTCCAGCGTGGCCTCCATTCCCCTGGAGCTTTCCTCGCAGTTCTCCTCAACAACATCCATAGACAGTCAGGGCCACGTTCACAGATGTGCCACTGCTCCCGCATCCTCTAACGAGCCCCCTAAAGTCCGCTCTGAAACACCAGTAAAAAGGTGTTTTGAGCAGGTTCGCTCCAGCCAGGTGATTTCACCTCCGCCAGTGAAACCCGACACGTTCTCCCGAACTCCGCTACCTCGTTTATGCTCAAAGGCCAGAGCTGCCGCTCCTCTACCGCAAGCGCACAGAGCAGCTACCAAAGTCCGCCATCGCCCAAACATCTTTATTTCCAAATCCTTTAAACTAGAACCCACAAACGTTCAGGTCAGGGGCCCCGCAGATCGATCGCCAACACTCATCTCTTCATCTTTTCAACATTTCATCCATCAAGCGACCCCTGTCTGCCCGAGTCCCGCAAAAAAATCCTCTCTCTCTAAGCTTCACATGCTTTCTGAAAAGCTGAGGTCTCCTCCGAGATCTCCCCTTCAGCCTTCACCCTCGCCCGGCTTGGCGCGCACAGCACCGCATCTACCTCCTCCGCGGCCGGCGGTGGGAAGCGGCGAGTCACACAGGACCGCCAAAACATCAGAGGGCTCCCAGAGGACTCCGAGTCTGCCTCTCACCCACCGCACGCGCCCCTGCTCCCCGCAATGGCTGCCGCCCATCGCCTCTCCCACGCCTACGCTCTCTCCCGCTCCACCCAGCAGAGACCTCAGCCtgtccccttccccccccctgcACTCCACGCCCCCCCCAAGGCTGAAGAGTGGAATATCAGACTACAGTGACAGGGagggtaaaaaaagaaag ACACACAAGATTAAGTTGAACTACAAATCGCTTGCTGCGATTCCGACAAACACTCTtctactggaccagcag GTGATAGACGAGCAGGTAGAGAGAGGTGACAGTGGAGTGGACAAAGGTGTCCCAGACACCCACGCTGAG ATGTGCTCGCCTGCTCAGTTTCGGCAGCAGTCGGCGGAACTTTACGCGGTGATTGACGAGGTCCTGGCAGATTCCATTCCACCG ACACCCCAGCACTCCAGAACACCCACTCCCACCCCCGGACTGCAGGCTAAG AACAACTCATCATCTCCCAAATCCTTGGGGCGTGAAACCAAATAT GCATCCTTGTGCAGTTTGCCTCCATCTAACACAGCGGACAGAAACCAGCTGGGATCAAAAAAG ATGAAACCCGGGATTATTCGTCCGATGACAGCCATCCCCAGACTGAGAgtggaggatgaagaaggaTATGAGCGAGATGCCTTTGATATTAGGGGTTCCTCCCTTGACAGCAGAAAG
- the mlip gene encoding muscular LMNA-interacting protein isoform X1 yields the protein MDNMNRSVGKLSGGVPFTFTFVPVLRKLPSEIPVTVAEGSGPPAAKQSLTASREKASGQTMSAGDIFKVETVFISDPVEGGAGNVLLPKITNQLQPLPDHVSPPESRPRPPVGAQAENTAGLVAAGTTSMETAVGKHGRAPQRWCRDAAGLSEVSSSFFANRTSPTDSADALTPTASSRESLLSEDLDRETGWSALQPSSVASPVSLSRTVSPCSSVLSGIFSPAVVQIRKHFLAPGSSLIHTPQTCLSSCESLSSCCPQSPPPRRRPPLTRLSLLTAILRKGRLPVLSSAVQRPYTPCWPINPVTLSFCNACSAASSVASIPLELSSQFSSTTSIDSQGHVHRCATAPASSNEPPKVRSETPVKRCFEQVRSSQVISPPPVKPDTFSRTPLPRLCSKARAAAPLPQAHRAATKVRHRPNIFISKSFKLEPTNVQVRGPADRSPTLISSSFQHFIHQATPVCPSPAKKSSLSKLHMLSEKLRSPPRSPLQPSPSPGLARTAPHLPPPRPAVGSGESHRTAKTSEGSQRTPSLPLTHRTRPCSPQWLPPIASPTPTLSPAPPSRDLSLSPSPPLHSTPPPRLKSGISDYSDREGKKRKTHKIKLNYKSLAAIPTNTLLLDQQVIDEQVERGDSGVDKGVPDTHAEMCSPAQFRQQSAELYAVIDEVLADSIPPTPQHSRTPTPTPGLQAKQNNSSSPKSLGRETKYASLCSLPPSNTADRNQLGSKKMKPGIIRPMTAIPRLRVEDEEGYERDAFDIRGSSLDSRKVEVEKDFYALSRHGGSRDMWKPERRSPSTAWDLQITEAEDGPPVKGASASFSPN from the exons ATGGACAATATGAACAGGAGCGTTGGGAAG CTCTCAGGAGGAGTTCCCTTCACCTTCACATTCGTCCCGGTGTTGCGAAAATTACCCAGTGAAATCCCCGTTACTGTAGCAGAGGGATCAGGACCCCCGGCAGCAAAGCAG AGCTTAACTGCGTCCCGCGAGAAGGCGAGCGGGCAAACCATGTCAGCCGGGGACATTTTCAAAGTGGAGACAGTCTTTATCTCGGACCctgtggagggaggagcaggaaacGTCCTGCTACCAAAAATAACAAATCAA TTGCAGCCGCTGCCGGATCACGTGAGCCCCCCTGAAAGCAGACCGCGTCCCCCAGTCGGTGCTCAGGCTGAAAATACGGCCGGCCTCGTGGCTGCCGGGACGACCTCTATGGAAACAGCTGTTGGTAAACACGGGCGTGCTCCCCAACGGTGGTGCCGCGATGCTGCCGGGCTTTCCGAGGTTAGCTCGAGTTTCTTTGCAAATAGAACGAGTCCCACTGACTCTGCAGACGCTCTGACACCGACGGCTTCCTCGAGAGAATCCCTCCTGTCAGAGGACTTGGACAGAGAGACGGGATGGTCGGCCTTGCAGCCTTCCTCCGTAGCCTCTCCCGTCTCGCTCAGCCGCACCGTTTCTCCGTGCTCGTCTGTCCTCTCCGGCATCTTCTCCCCAGCTGTTGTGCAGATCAGGAAGCACTTTCTTGCTCCCGGCTCTAGTTTGATTCACACGCCGCAGACCTGTTTGTCGTCCTGTGAGagcctgtcctcctgctgtccccAGTCTCCTCCGCCTCGGCGCCGGCCTCCTCTCACACGCCTGTCCCTCCTCACCGCTATCCTGAGGAAAGGCCGTCTCCCTGTTCTGTCCTCCGCCGTGCAGAGGCCTtacaccccctgctggcccaTCAACCCTGTGACCCTGTCCTTCTGCAACGCCTGCTCAGCAGCCTCCAGCGTGGCCTCCATTCCCCTGGAGCTTTCCTCGCAGTTCTCCTCAACAACATCCATAGACAGTCAGGGCCACGTTCACAGATGTGCCACTGCTCCCGCATCCTCTAACGAGCCCCCTAAAGTCCGCTCTGAAACACCAGTAAAAAGGTGTTTTGAGCAGGTTCGCTCCAGCCAGGTGATTTCACCTCCGCCAGTGAAACCCGACACGTTCTCCCGAACTCCGCTACCTCGTTTATGCTCAAAGGCCAGAGCTGCCGCTCCTCTACCGCAAGCGCACAGAGCAGCTACCAAAGTCCGCCATCGCCCAAACATCTTTATTTCCAAATCCTTTAAACTAGAACCCACAAACGTTCAGGTCAGGGGCCCCGCAGATCGATCGCCAACACTCATCTCTTCATCTTTTCAACATTTCATCCATCAAGCGACCCCTGTCTGCCCGAGTCCCGCAAAAAAATCCTCTCTCTCTAAGCTTCACATGCTTTCTGAAAAGCTGAGGTCTCCTCCGAGATCTCCCCTTCAGCCTTCACCCTCGCCCGGCTTGGCGCGCACAGCACCGCATCTACCTCCTCCGCGGCCGGCGGTGGGAAGCGGCGAGTCACACAGGACCGCCAAAACATCAGAGGGCTCCCAGAGGACTCCGAGTCTGCCTCTCACCCACCGCACGCGCCCCTGCTCCCCGCAATGGCTGCCGCCCATCGCCTCTCCCACGCCTACGCTCTCTCCCGCTCCACCCAGCAGAGACCTCAGCCtgtccccttccccccccctgcACTCCACGCCCCCCCCAAGGCTGAAGAGTGGAATATCAGACTACAGTGACAGGGagggtaaaaaaagaaag ACACACAAGATTAAGTTGAACTACAAATCGCTTGCTGCGATTCCGACAAACACTCTtctactggaccagcag GTGATAGACGAGCAGGTAGAGAGAGGTGACAGTGGAGTGGACAAAGGTGTCCCAGACACCCACGCTGAG ATGTGCTCGCCTGCTCAGTTTCGGCAGCAGTCGGCGGAACTTTACGCGGTGATTGACGAGGTCCTGGCAGATTCCATTCCACCG ACACCCCAGCACTCCAGAACACCCACTCCCACCCCCGGACTGCAGGCTAAG CAGAACAACTCATCATCTCCCAAATCCTTGGGGCGTGAAACCAAATAT GCATCCTTGTGCAGTTTGCCTCCATCTAACACAGCGGACAGAAACCAGCTGGGATCAAAAAAG ATGAAACCCGGGATTATTCGTCCGATGACAGCCATCCCCAGACTGAGAgtggaggatgaagaaggaTATGAGCGAGATGCCTTTGATATTAGGGGTTCCTCCCTTGACAGCAGAAAG
- the mlip gene encoding muscular LMNA-interacting protein isoform X4 — MDNMNRSVGKSLTASREKASGQTMSAGDIFKVETVFISDPVEGGAGNVLLPKITNQLQPLPDHVSPPESRPRPPVGAQAENTAGLVAAGTTSMETAVGKHGRAPQRWCRDAAGLSEVSSSFFANRTSPTDSADALTPTASSRESLLSEDLDRETGWSALQPSSVASPVSLSRTVSPCSSVLSGIFSPAVVQIRKHFLAPGSSLIHTPQTCLSSCESLSSCCPQSPPPRRRPPLTRLSLLTAILRKGRLPVLSSAVQRPYTPCWPINPVTLSFCNACSAASSVASIPLELSSQFSSTTSIDSQGHVHRCATAPASSNEPPKVRSETPVKRCFEQVRSSQVISPPPVKPDTFSRTPLPRLCSKARAAAPLPQAHRAATKVRHRPNIFISKSFKLEPTNVQVRGPADRSPTLISSSFQHFIHQATPVCPSPAKKSSLSKLHMLSEKLRSPPRSPLQPSPSPGLARTAPHLPPPRPAVGSGESHRTAKTSEGSQRTPSLPLTHRTRPCSPQWLPPIASPTPTLSPAPPSRDLSLSPSPPLHSTPPPRLKSGISDYSDREGKKRKTHKIKLNYKSLAAIPTNTLLLDQQVIDEQVERGDSGVDKGVPDTHAEMCSPAQFRQQSAELYAVIDEVLADSIPPTPQHSRTPTPTPGLQAKQNNSSSPKSLGRETKYASLCSLPPSNTADRNQLGSKKMKPGIIRPMTAIPRLRVEDEEGYERDAFDIRGSSLDSRKVEVEKDFYALSRHGGSRDMWKPERRSPSTAWDLQITEAEDGPPVKGASASFSPN; from the exons ATGGACAATATGAACAGGAGCGTTGGGAAG AGCTTAACTGCGTCCCGCGAGAAGGCGAGCGGGCAAACCATGTCAGCCGGGGACATTTTCAAAGTGGAGACAGTCTTTATCTCGGACCctgtggagggaggagcaggaaacGTCCTGCTACCAAAAATAACAAATCAA TTGCAGCCGCTGCCGGATCACGTGAGCCCCCCTGAAAGCAGACCGCGTCCCCCAGTCGGTGCTCAGGCTGAAAATACGGCCGGCCTCGTGGCTGCCGGGACGACCTCTATGGAAACAGCTGTTGGTAAACACGGGCGTGCTCCCCAACGGTGGTGCCGCGATGCTGCCGGGCTTTCCGAGGTTAGCTCGAGTTTCTTTGCAAATAGAACGAGTCCCACTGACTCTGCAGACGCTCTGACACCGACGGCTTCCTCGAGAGAATCCCTCCTGTCAGAGGACTTGGACAGAGAGACGGGATGGTCGGCCTTGCAGCCTTCCTCCGTAGCCTCTCCCGTCTCGCTCAGCCGCACCGTTTCTCCGTGCTCGTCTGTCCTCTCCGGCATCTTCTCCCCAGCTGTTGTGCAGATCAGGAAGCACTTTCTTGCTCCCGGCTCTAGTTTGATTCACACGCCGCAGACCTGTTTGTCGTCCTGTGAGagcctgtcctcctgctgtccccAGTCTCCTCCGCCTCGGCGCCGGCCTCCTCTCACACGCCTGTCCCTCCTCACCGCTATCCTGAGGAAAGGCCGTCTCCCTGTTCTGTCCTCCGCCGTGCAGAGGCCTtacaccccctgctggcccaTCAACCCTGTGACCCTGTCCTTCTGCAACGCCTGCTCAGCAGCCTCCAGCGTGGCCTCCATTCCCCTGGAGCTTTCCTCGCAGTTCTCCTCAACAACATCCATAGACAGTCAGGGCCACGTTCACAGATGTGCCACTGCTCCCGCATCCTCTAACGAGCCCCCTAAAGTCCGCTCTGAAACACCAGTAAAAAGGTGTTTTGAGCAGGTTCGCTCCAGCCAGGTGATTTCACCTCCGCCAGTGAAACCCGACACGTTCTCCCGAACTCCGCTACCTCGTTTATGCTCAAAGGCCAGAGCTGCCGCTCCTCTACCGCAAGCGCACAGAGCAGCTACCAAAGTCCGCCATCGCCCAAACATCTTTATTTCCAAATCCTTTAAACTAGAACCCACAAACGTTCAGGTCAGGGGCCCCGCAGATCGATCGCCAACACTCATCTCTTCATCTTTTCAACATTTCATCCATCAAGCGACCCCTGTCTGCCCGAGTCCCGCAAAAAAATCCTCTCTCTCTAAGCTTCACATGCTTTCTGAAAAGCTGAGGTCTCCTCCGAGATCTCCCCTTCAGCCTTCACCCTCGCCCGGCTTGGCGCGCACAGCACCGCATCTACCTCCTCCGCGGCCGGCGGTGGGAAGCGGCGAGTCACACAGGACCGCCAAAACATCAGAGGGCTCCCAGAGGACTCCGAGTCTGCCTCTCACCCACCGCACGCGCCCCTGCTCCCCGCAATGGCTGCCGCCCATCGCCTCTCCCACGCCTACGCTCTCTCCCGCTCCACCCAGCAGAGACCTCAGCCtgtccccttccccccccctgcACTCCACGCCCCCCCCAAGGCTGAAGAGTGGAATATCAGACTACAGTGACAGGGagggtaaaaaaagaaag ACACACAAGATTAAGTTGAACTACAAATCGCTTGCTGCGATTCCGACAAACACTCTtctactggaccagcag GTGATAGACGAGCAGGTAGAGAGAGGTGACAGTGGAGTGGACAAAGGTGTCCCAGACACCCACGCTGAG ATGTGCTCGCCTGCTCAGTTTCGGCAGCAGTCGGCGGAACTTTACGCGGTGATTGACGAGGTCCTGGCAGATTCCATTCCACCG ACACCCCAGCACTCCAGAACACCCACTCCCACCCCCGGACTGCAGGCTAAG CAGAACAACTCATCATCTCCCAAATCCTTGGGGCGTGAAACCAAATAT GCATCCTTGTGCAGTTTGCCTCCATCTAACACAGCGGACAGAAACCAGCTGGGATCAAAAAAG ATGAAACCCGGGATTATTCGTCCGATGACAGCCATCCCCAGACTGAGAgtggaggatgaagaaggaTATGAGCGAGATGCCTTTGATATTAGGGGTTCCTCCCTTGACAGCAGAAAG